AAACAAAAGCTTGTGCAGGACTACCTACATTGTGCCTCAATGCTGTAACAAATTTCCcccaaaaggggaaaaaaaaaacagataaGAAAGGAGAAGAGAAATGAAAACAATAATCTCCCAAAGTCCCTTTAACACCAAGCCCAGCAATTTTACTTCACAGGATCTCATGCACATCCTAATGTAGGTTCCTATATCTTATGCAAAACTAATAACACCTTCATACAgtaaaatgaagagaaaattaAAATCTAGTAGTTCCCAGCAGTATGTTCAGCTCTGAAGCATATAAAAAAATCTGTAGGGTGCTTAAAAAAGTGAGATAAGATCCTACTCACGAGCCAAATTTTCAGTGTCTTCATCCAGTTTCCTTGTATTCAAAGATGTGCTGCTAGAGGCAGCCTTGTTTGTTCCTGCACTAGCTGCAATACAAAATAAAGCAATTGAGTGCATGTATAACAAATTTGCtacacaaataaaaaatttaacaacTGCCAAAGCTTCATTATCTGATAAATAAGCACCAAAATTACGAAAAGTTAGAGAGTATCCCAGTAACACATACATTTACTATCAAAACTCCTAATCCGCATTATCTGGCTTTAACATCTAGAAGAGCCCCACCATTCACTAAAGAAGTTACTTCATCAACACATTTAATTATTACATATTTCAGAAGTCCTAAGCCACATCACCACAAAACACAACGTCCACGAATGCTCAACCATACACATCCGTGAACTACATAATACAATCAGGAATCAGATATCAACTGAATGTTGATTACCATTTCAGAAACAAAATTCCACACAAGATAAAAGCATAAACACTTACATGAATAAACCCTAATAGAACAATAAATGGAATTAACACAAAAATATGGATTAAACATCGATAAATCAATGTATAGAAATCAAACATCCATCTTAACAACAAACTAATACTCATACAAATTCCCGATTCACCAGTAATCGAAGCTCAAAGTTAGACAGacaggaaaaatggaaaaacaatttgtagaataaaaaaaaaatcaaaacccTAGATGAGATGCCAAACCATATCCGCATGCAGAAAATACAAATCAAAAAAGAAGAATAGGCAGAATAAAAGACACTAGCGTATTGGATAATACCTTTCTTGATGGTTTCGACCTCGGCGCCGGATCGACGGGCGGCGTTGACGGCTTTCTCATCCTTGCGTGCGGCGGCGGTAGGGGCCTTCTTGCGGATAACCACCGGCTCCCAGTCTTGTGTGATTCCGGCCATCTTCGCTGTCAAAATTTTATGTCGGAGACTTCTTCGAGGATTATGCGATTGTTTAGTGCGTGTTTCTGAGCGTCAATGACTGTGCGAGAGGGGTGAGGGTGACTGTCCTCTTCTTATTGGTTTATATATAGATATTGGAGCGTTTGGTTGAGGAGATATTTCATATTTGGGTACCTATCAGCAGGAATGGAATAGTTCGCGTCCAAATTAGGGATTGTCTGCTTACGTGGATATTTGGGTAACGCCGAATCtcgggcctgtttggaaccaagttttttggccaagttttttagctactagttttttaacaactttagctacaggaacccaaaaaaacttatcaaattttttaacctacacactttaaaatatctaatacacaaaaaactttccattttcttcttctttctcccccACCCCTATTCACCACACCTCCGCCGCCGgccaccaccacctccaccgCTGTTTCCGGCGCCGGCCtaccccttttttttccttctccctctccctctccccctccccctctctttccctcccctcccctccctgGCCACCCTCCCGCTTCCTCTCTGGTCGCACGCTACCAGGAAAGACCGAATTGGGCAAAAGGCTTCCGCTTCCTCTCTGGTCGCATGCTATGCGATCTGGTCGAACGATCGAATTGGGCAAAAGGGGAggggggaaggggaggggaggagaggggggggggagatggaggagagggggagagaaaaagcaaaaaaaaaaattgtattctGCCATGGCTGCTGGTTCTCTGCTTCGGGAGGGAGAGGGGGATGGTGAAGGGGAGTAGAGGGGGATAGGGGAGCAGAGAAGGAGAAGAGgggaagaaaaaatgaaaaaaaaaattggggagAGGGGCTGCTGGTCGTCTGGTACCGCGAGGGAAGAGGGAGGgggaaggaaggaagaagaagaagaagaggagaggagagaaaagaaaaaggaaagaaagaaaaagaaaaaaagagagagaaaaagaaagaaaagaaaaaaaatggaagggCCATGGCTGCTGGGACTGGGAAGGCAGAGGTAACGGGGGAGGGAAGGGGGagggagaaggaagaagaagaagaagagaaaaaagaaaagaaaaaggaaagaaagaaaaagaaaaagaaagagaaagaaaaaaaaaggaaaaaaagtttcACCTtaaaaaaacttctacaaaaaaatttttcactttacaaaaacttctacaattttttcaaaaacttctacagtgtactacagtaaaattttagacaaactcccaaaaaactcaggttccaaacaggcccctCATATAATCTTTACCTATGAGCTAAAATTTTAAAGACTTTTTGGAATTGCGATGGTGCTTTTACAGATAgtttacttttcaaaaacacTTTTGGAGACAAAAGCAATGCTAACGTGTTTGCTGagctaaaaaattttaaagactACTTTGAAATTGCGGTGCTTTTACAGATAatttaggccttgtttggcagATAAGTTTTTTTGTCAaagtctgctacaagttttttaaaaattttagttaCAGTAACctactatacacttcaaaatattaaaaaaaacacaatttaaaatttttttaaaaaacttatacattaagttacagtaaaattttagacaaacatccaaaaaactcacttgccaaacggaACCTTACTTTTCAAAAACATTTTTGGAGACAAAAGCAATGCTAACATGTTTGGTGAGCATCATTCTTTGAATTTAATAGTAGAACTTTTGCCACTAAAGTATTTTCGGTATAAAATCAAAATTGGTGCTTTTAGAGtaatttttatatatcaaaaaatttttttaaaaaatgactTTAACAAGTTTATTACTCCCTCTGTCCCAATGTTATGGTCATTTTttagaaattcaacttttttaTGGAGACATAGTAATCATTATATCTAAATGAAATGACACTGGTGAATTTAGATATTTATCCTCTGAATTAAAATAATCTCTTGATAGATGTGTATTAGTATTTTAAAAAGTTACTTTTCCAAATGGTAAGATTGAAAAGCATGTCTTAAATTTGAAATTGCGATTGTTATTTTGGAACAtcaataaagtgaaaatatgaCAATAACAATAGGACAAAGAGAGTATAAATTTTGAACTAAGGCACCGTTTGGATTGAAGgacaagaaaggaaaggaacgaggtggaaagaaaaggaaagaactCTAGTGGAAAATAAAGGAGAGGAGAGTAAAGAAAATCTGAATCCATCCGCCTTGTTTGGATTacgaaaggaaaggaaaggaaaggaggGGAGAGTACATGTCTATTTCTAGGGTATACGTACAATAAGTATATATCTAAGCAATATTCCACTTTGTGACTGTTCGATTCTCTTGATTATAACTGATGTTGCACTTGACATGAAAATTAAACCTCAAAATGTCATCCAAGACCATCAAAATTAAAcctcaaaatgtcatcaattttTTCTGGATTCGTGTTTGATGAAAATACAAATTCCTGGGCTTTGTTGTAGTACCCCGGTTGAAAATTTTGACGCACCTTTTGATTGATTGCTGAGGAAATGCATACGAGTCTCACACCTGATGGTGAAAGAAGCAGTTGAATCCTTTTTGAAGGAAATGCATACTGAACTGTATATTGGCAGTTCAATAGCCTGCTGCACTCTCCATTTTACTGTCATGATTATGAACTCGAGGGTTTCCTTTGCTAACTTAATTAAGACAGTACCAATCAAACGAAGAAAAGCCAAGGTCAAAATCTAGGAGGGGAAGGAGATAGTTGTCCGATAAATATTTTTAAACCATTCCCATTTCGGATTACAATGAAAAACAGGGGAGATGAAGAGGAACAGGTAATCAATAAGAGCTCTGCACTAGAAATTTGGGAAGttaaaaattggggaaaatgtaGTTTCATGTCACTACAGAGCATCTTATGATCTTATAATTGACCACATGCACTCTATTAAATAACAGAAACCAAGATGAATTGCAAGCAAGCAAGTAGATGAACTGAATCTTCAAAAAACTCCAGAAATTAGCATGTCAGCTGTATTACAAACTGGAATTGACAAACTTTCTTTTGATGGCCAAAGAAACTGATGGTGGCTTGAATAGATAGGTGGCATGTATTGCAACTTTCAACCTGAATAAATTGTCCAGCAAGGGACAATTTCTCTGGCTTGTTGGTGCTCCAGCTAAAGTACTGCTAAAACTTCTAGACATCTAAAAAAGTAGCTTCATTAGTCTCTAGGAATGAtgcactctctctctctatatccTGATTTATGCTTTTCTAAGTAGCTACGTAAAAGTGGGCTAGCAATTTAAAAGGATAATTTTTGTATAAAGGATGACCATATCCTTGTCTGATTGCATTATCTTTTCTGcttcttttgaaaataaaaactttatttgGCAAAGAAAACATCGAGAAGTTCCATTCATGTGCAACATGAAACACAAACATGGAGACGCATCAACATTCACAAGGTCAACCTGGAACCAGATAATCCATACTAAATGCTACATGCTTCAGAGTGAAACATAAATTAGCCAACTTACAGGCTATCCACTACAACAATGGTCAGAATTCTGCAGAACATGATTATTAGTTAATCTGGTTTGAGATCTAAGGAAGCCTAACTTTAACCTATCCATTATCAATTACTGAAAAATTGTCCCCAGTACATTCTTCATCTGCAAAATAGTTCACAATGCAAATATTTAACAAACTTAAAAGAGCCAGACCGACCTTGGACAAAACAGTGGATGCCAGCATGCAGTAGAGAACTCATCCATCATTGACCAGTCCAGCTTCTGTAGTTTCTAGAGTCTCTGGAATTGTCTGGCAGAAAACTTCAGGACTATCAGATGCCTCAGCTCCAGAGGAAGAAATCTGCGGCATACAACACCTTAATTCAATAAAAAGTTCATCTGTTGTCTGGACAGCATCGACATTGCTAAGAAACCAACAATGTTTAACAAACCTTAGCATCTGCTGATTCACCACCATTATTTGGCAAAATTTCAGTGCAAACACACTCCTTTGGCGGATATTCTCCACCTTTGCTAACATTCACAAGGGCTTCCTTAGTTTCCAGAGAAACTGAAACATCATTAGTTCCTTTGCCAACATTTGCCTGTTAACCATTCCAAAGAAATGTATCAATAAGCTGATGTCCACCAGGACTCTTTCACATGCAAATTCCATGACAACACAGCATAAAGTACACGTCTCGCACTCAACCTGCCCTGAGTTACTAGCATCCATTTGACTGTCCTGATTTTCATGGACAACAGAACTACCCTCAGTTCCTTTACAAACTTTTTCCTGAAACATGTTCACAAGGTTACAGAGTTCAACTAATATCCAACAGGGCATCATTATGCATGACAACGAAACATAAAGTACCTGCGCTTTGCATTTGTCCTGGCCCTCAACGTCACCCTGGCGTGAATTCTGCAAACATAGTTCACGCTTTTCGCTCAATGCTGAGACAATGGTGGGAAGCCTAGCAAGGTCCCATCCAAGAACCTTGCAAATTACCTGCCCATAAGCCCTATGAGCTCTCCTCTTCTTCGTCTTGGCTATTGAAATCGAATGCTGAACAAGAGCAACACAATCCTTAAACTTCTTTCCGGCTAACTTTTTCCCCAAACCACCGCAAACTAAGCAATTAAATTCCCCATTATAATAATTCTTCTCGTAATACTCCCTCAACTCCCTATCCTCTGTAAATACTTTAAAGAAAAACCTATACTCTTCCTCCTCCGGcgaatcatcatcatcatcatcctcactatCCTCCTTATCATCATCATCGCCAGACTTAAAAAATTCTTCAGTTATCTGCAAAGCCTTAAATTGAGCCTGACTGGCTGCAAGTTTGGCTTTTTCTGCAGAGGAGGGTAGAAGGGTCTGCGGACTCGACTGCGGCCAGCTTGTTCCCCAGCCGGAGGTGGTGGCCGGAGGTGAATTAGAAGTGGGATTGCAAGGCCATTCTTTTCCGGAAGCTGGAGAAGGCAATAGAGTTGGGTTCTGGGATTCTTGCAATTGTTTTCTATCGGAGTTCTGTCTGCCTTTTCTGCTTGCGGGTTTAATTCTTTCTTGCCTCTTGAATTGTATGGGATTGTAGGGGTGATGGAGAAGGCCAGATGGTGTGGGCTGTTGGGTTGGTCTAGTAGGCGGCCCCTGGTGCCATAACGAGTGGAGGTAAATCACCTCGTCTATCAATCTTCTTTCATAGTCTGGATCCATTGCTTGCAGAACATGAAGGACTGAAAATTGGAATCGTTGATGAAAAAACTAGGATTTTAATCGATTTCCAAATGGGCGGAAGTGAAGCGATGTTCGGTGGAACGGCGGTTACAGGAAGCCGAAGCACCACTCTCTAACAGACATGGCATAGGCCATAGAGTTTAGGGAGTTTAGCAATTCACGTTTTTCTGGTTTTATTCCTTATTCAATTGTTTAGTTCTTTCGATCCATgtcatttttgttttaatcTTTATCGTTCAATTTTTTTGCTTGATtgatactttctttttttttaaaaaaaaaccaatatttGCTTGATTGATGCTTGGATTGACCTTAAAGCCTGAGTAggattttaaaaagaaaaaaaaactaatgttAAAGTGCTACTGAACACACAATTCACCAATCTTTTGACCTTGCGagatacaattaaaataaaaaaattactgtagcactttttatttgaataagagattatttgaaataattactataatattttttatgatataatgtatgtgagataaaaaaatatgttGAAAATTGTATTTGTGATACTTACGAGAACATTTTGGTAAATTATGAGATTTTGTCTTAGTATTTGAACTTTGAAATGACAATATATAGTAAATCCTGAAAAATGTTCATATGTCACATGAAAAATTCTAGTACATAATATATTCACACTAGAAATGGATAATTGCAATTAAAAGTAAATTAAACAATGAagatcccaaaaaaaaaaaaaaaaaaactgtcgAGCTTCTGTGATTCATTTCACAAATAAACTCTTCATAATTTCATATCAATATGCATTATTCGAAATTTACATACTCAAAAAGTAACACTAATAATAAGACTAAAAttactaattaattaattaagaaaCCAAATGGGATCGTTTAAAGAAAAATTACTTGCTTATAAGACCAAAATGAACAGGGACTGTTCGGCCACAGACCAGCCGGTTTACCGAAAGCATCATTGGTCTTTCCCGGTTTCCTAAGCATTTTTCCGGGAAAATAGTTTCGGGCGTGCCGTCCCAGTCCGCCAATATATTGGTGCCCGTCGTCCTCAATTTCTTTCACTTCCTCACAGTTACTAAAAGCCCTAGCTCCACAACAATTTCcccattattttcctcaaaaatggCGTCTTCTTCGTCGGCGAAGATGATAGCGGAGTACGCCAAGTCCGGACGGTCGTCGTGCAAGAAATGCTCGAAAACAATCTCCGCAAGTGCCTTAAGGCTTGGTTTAGTTACCAGAGACGCTCGAGGCTTCGACATGACCAAATGGCATCATTTGCATTGTCTGCCTTTGAGTTCCCATTCCGGTGCATCGCCGGAGTCCATCAAAGGATTTTCATCGCTCAAGGTAGTACAGCATTTTAATTTCTTCCGAAGGATTTctccattatttttttttatttaagaaGATTTTAGTTTAGTAGCAAAATAGTAGGCTATACTGGGAAGTGGAAATTACTGTTTGAAACTAACAGTTAAACTTTTGAATATTAGAAAACCGAGTATTGGTAGAATCTTGTTACCGTGAAAttagaaattttcttttaaaaaagatggctttttttttttggctgctgGATTTGAAGTTGAGAGAATCTGTGGGGTCGACTTCattttatttggttatttttgtgGTTGTGGCTATGCAGAGCAGTGatcaagaagaactaaagaaatTGATGAAGGAAAGTGTTCAGGCTCTAGACAAGGTATATTATTTGTGAAATGTTGCACCACAGATAGTCTTTTACTCTTATAAGCTCCTCTTTGCACCTTGATGCTATGGTCATCTGTTCAATATGCAATGCGAAATTCAGCATAAGATGGAGAGGATTATGCGTGATCTCCTCTACTAATGCCTTAAGTGGAGTCCGTCTTCGTTACGACTTGTGGTGGACAATGACTTCTCTCACATCTAGTTAGAATATTCTGCAACTTGAGATAATGCTTCATGAGCCTGTCAGGACTCTTCTTAGTCAAGCATTTGTTTTGTGGATCCTTCATGGTTTTTTGGTATTGTCCATTACATTATTCACGGGTCTTTTGAGTTCTTGCTTTGGACAGTGAAACTGCCCTGTGACATTGTGAAGTACTCCTGAAATTCAAACATTTAGTTTCTAGCAATGTTACCAATTCATGGCTTATGCAACTATATGCTATAAAACTGTAAGGCAATATGCTACTGTGATAATGAAGCAACTTGCATGTTATAAACTTGTATTTAGAAACTATTTAAGCTTATCGGTGCAGGTATTCAATTGTATTTAACATGTGGTCCTCAGTATGAGCTCTCTATATAACTCATAATAGCTGTTTGACATTTCAGGTTTTGGATGGAGAAAAAGATTCTATTACTGAAACCAAGGAATTCAAGGTAAGATTTCTAATGTTAATCTCTTGCCATATGTTAATAATCTTAAAGGCCTTAATGCCCTCCACTTTCAATAGGTTCTCAGACgagatgatgaagatgagagTTATGAGATGGAGAAACaaaaagtgaagaagaaaaaggtacCTCCTCAGATGAACTGGAGGCTCTTTAATTCTGTGGTTGTTGTAGATATGGTGACAGTGGTATTGTTGGTTTCATTTTATTGTACTAGCATATTTGATACCTTCCAACCACTGACACCACATCCATGACTTATTCAGCACCACATTTAAAATAACATGGATAAATGCTGCTTTCTGGTTCTCCTTATATCACGCACGGACCTTCAGTGCTACACCATGTGATTCATTCTGCCACTTGTCCTCGATATATTTACTTCCTTGTGCACCAAAGATGTACCTCTAAGTAGTATTTGCCTacatttatttttttgctttttttaacTACCGCTTGCATCCAATTCCCATTAGCTATCTGAGTCTGACAACGGCAGCAAGCTGGAGATCACATTTTCTGCTACTGAGATCAAGGAAAAGTACAAGGTATGCTCAAATTTTAGGCAACTGGTTCGGAGCTGCTGAATTATTCTAGATTTAGGGAATAATAAGTAGAATTACCTCTGTTCCAGCAACTGGTCTTCTTTTTTCTAATCATGCATCCTCCCTATTCATATCGTTTTGAAATTCAGGACGCTGCATTGCTGCCCCAGTGGAAAGCATTCCAAACTATCATATTTCTTGAACGGGTGAGTAGGAATCATGGAATATCACTTGTGAAGATGACAGAACCCTGTAAGACTTATTCATGCTATAGCTGGCTTATTTTACATAGATAATTATTAAGATTTTATTCGTGCTACACATTCAACTTTAAAGTACATCTCTGTTGCTCCACTTTGTGAAATTAAACTTTCTGTTATATTGGAAGTCCTTGTTTGTTCTGGAGTTCCTTACTGCAGTACATCATTTGATAAATCTCATATTAAATTCTTAGGTTGATGGTCTTCATGATTCAACGAAGATTGCTGCATTTGATTTTGATGGTTGTCTTGCCAAGACAGCAGTGAACAAGTATGTCATATTTCCCATCTTTTATATgcatcaaaaaatttcattaGAACTCTTGTGCAATAAAGTTAGGAAGTTGAATTTGGCCTGCTAAAATAGCAACAATTCCATAGTTAAACTTTGTTGGGTGAAGCTAACCTTTCTGAATGAAATTCCTTTTTGTTTCTGATTTATTGTCTTTTAAAAGTATCAAATCCACAAGTAATATATCTATTTAGATTCCCATATTTTGacttttgcattttcttgaacGAAAGATGTCACATGAAATAAAAGTCTAGATTAGTATAATAGTCAAACTTTGTTGCTGTATATTGCGTGAGGAACCATTGCCTTCTAACAAGGTATTATTGTTGTGATATTCATGAATAATAGTGTGAAGATGTTTAAAATCTATTGACTTGGTTGTTAGCATTTTTAGTGCTTACAATCAGGACTACATGGACATATTTAAGTTTTCTAATCTGCAAGCTAGACCTTTTTCTTTCATTAAACTTCTAAAACATCAAGCTCAAATTAAAATAAAGTTTGGAACATAGATGCTCTGTAAGTGAATACGACATCTAGCCAAGTGGCTGAGCAGTAAGTGGTGCTACTGGAATGGAAACAACAACTGAGAAATCTGGATTGCTCTTATATCAGAGGTAGTGAATATACTATAGTAAAGTTAGCAACATGTTTTGCAGCTTTTGGTTGTTGTTTGGATTGGATTTGTCATATGTGTCAAACTTGTTCGGAACCAtaaattttctgtgtattaCAGGGGATCTTTATTTGATGCGTAATTGGAAGAACTTGacatttactttttcttttagaATAGGTGCAGATGCATGGTCTCTTATGTATCCTTCAATACCAGAGAAGCTGCAGAGATTATATGATGAAGGCTACAAGCTGGTGTGActctttttcttgtttaatcttTAATCTTTCTTTACTAGTTTGTGAATTATGAAATTCATGGTGCTGCTGATCAAGTTGACTATAGTTTCTGTCTTTGACTATTTTGTTTTCCTCTCTTATTGAATTATCTTCATTTTTACTAGGTTATTTTCACTAATGAATCTAATATTGAGCGCTGGAAGAAGAAGAGA
Above is a genomic segment from Coffea eugenioides isolate CCC68of chromosome 5, Ceug_1.0, whole genome shotgun sequence containing:
- the LOC113770421 gene encoding multiprotein-bridging factor 1b-like, whose product is MAGITQDWEPVVIRKKAPTAAARKDEKAVNAARRSGAEVETIKKASAGTNKAASSSTSLNTRKLDEDTENLAHQKVPTELKKAIMQARQEKKLNQAQLAQLINEKPQVIQEYESGKAIPNQQIISKLERALGVKLRGKK
- the LOC113770418 gene encoding uncharacterized protein LOC113770418 isoform X2, which gives rise to MDPDYERRLIDEVIYLHSLWHQGPPTRPTQQPTPSGLLHHPYNPIQFKRQERIKPASRKGRQNSDRKQLQESQNPTLLPSPASGKEWPCNPTSNSPPATTSGWGTSWPQSSPQTLLPSSAEKAKLAASQAQFKALQITEEFFKSGDDDDKEDSEDDDDDDSPEEEEYRFFFKVFTEDRELREYYEKNYYNGEFNCLVCGGLGKKLAGKKFKDCVALVQHSISIAKTKKRRAHRAYGQVICKVLGWDLARLPTIVSALSEKRELCLQNSRQGDVEGQDKCKAQANVGKGTNDVSVSLETKEALVNVSKGGEYPPKECVCTEILPNNGGESADAKISSSGAEASDSPEVFCQTIPETLETTEAGLVNDG
- the LOC113770968 gene encoding polynucleotide 3'-phosphatase ZDP gives rise to the protein MASSSSAKMIAEYAKSGRSSCKKCSKTISASALRLGLVTRDARGFDMTKWHHLHCLPLSSHSGASPESIKGFSSLKSSDQEELKKLMKESVQALDKVLDGEKDSITETKEFKVLRRDDEDESYEMEKQKVKKKKLSESDNGSKLEITFSATEIKEKYKDAALLPQWKAFQTIIFLERVDGLHDSTKIAAFDFDGCLAKTAVNKIGADAWSLMYPSIPEKLQRLYDEGYKLVIFTNESNIERWKKKRQVAVDSKIGRIESFIKLVKVPIQVFIACGLSNCQPEDAYRKPKTGMWHIMEKHFNSGLLIDMDHSFYVGDAAGRPNDHSDADIKFAEAIGLKFYLPEQYFNS
- the LOC113770418 gene encoding uncharacterized protein LOC113770418 isoform X1, encoding MDPDYERRLIDEVIYLHSLWHQGPPTRPTQQPTPSGLLHHPYNPIQFKRQERIKPASRKGRQNSDRKQLQESQNPTLLPSPASGKEWPCNPTSNSPPATTSGWGTSWPQSSPQTLLPSSAEKAKLAASQAQFKALQITEEFFKSGDDDDKEDSEDDDDDDSPEEEEYRFFFKVFTEDRELREYYEKNYYNGEFNCLVCGGLGKKLAGKKFKDCVALVQHSISIAKTKKRRAHRAYGQVICKVLGWDLARLPTIVSALSEKRELCLQNSRQGDVEGQDKCKAQEKVCKGTEGSSVVHENQDSQMDASNSGQANVGKGTNDVSVSLETKEALVNVSKGGEYPPKECVCTEILPNNGGESADAKISSSGAEASDSPEVFCQTIPETLETTEAGLVNDG